A stretch of the Leguminivora glycinivorella isolate SPB_JAAS2020 chromosome 2, LegGlyc_1.1, whole genome shotgun sequence genome encodes the following:
- the LOC125238046 gene encoding uncharacterized protein LOC125238046, translating to MQKSLVIVLAVCLLSVHAFVKRDAPAPATAADTPNYLEDIQKQLGDIGKQVSDKLKETFNPDEIKKGLNDAVNSIGKALEDLKAKSETAKKE from the exons ATGCAGAAGTCCTTGGTTATTGTGTTGGCCGTCTGCCTTTTGAGC GTTCACGCTTTCGTGAAACGCGACGCCCCAGCCCCAGCCACGGCCGCCGATACACCCAACTACCTAGAAGATATTCAGAAACAGCTGGGAGACATTGGCAAGCAAGTCAGCGACAAGCTGAAGGAGACCTTTAATCCTGACGAGATCAAAAAGGGTCTCAACGATGCTGTGAACTCTATCGGCAAGGCG CTTGAAGACTTGAAGGCGAAGTCTGAAACAGCGAAAAAAGAATAG